One segment of Paenibacillus pabuli DNA contains the following:
- the dnaB gene encoding replicative DNA helicase — protein sequence MGGEMLFDRIPPQNLEAEQAVLGAILLQGEALITAMERVQTEDFYDKPHQLIFEAMIQLGEENQPIDLVTLTSRLKDKGELEDIGGVSYLAKLAHGVPTAANVDYYAQIIEEKSMLRRLIRTATQIVSEGYTGGEDVAAMLGEAERRILEISNRRSSSGFIAIQDVLMEVFDRVETLHQNRGTTTGIPSGFIDLDKMTAGFQRSDLIIVAARPSVGKTAFALNIAQNVAIRAQETVAIFSLEMSAAQLVQRMICAEANLDAGVMRMGDFKGDEDWQKLTMGIAALNEADIFIDDTPGITVADIRAKCRRLKKEKGLGMILIDYLQLISGRGKAGENRQQEVSEISRTLKQIGRELEVPVIALSQLSRGVEQRQDKRPMMSDLRESGSIEQDADIVAFLYRDDYYNQETEKKNIIEIIIAKQRNGPVGTVELVFLKNFNKFVNYERAHNDAFAM from the coding sequence ATGGGCGGCGAAATGTTATTCGACCGGATTCCCCCGCAGAACCTGGAAGCCGAACAGGCGGTGCTGGGTGCAATCCTGTTGCAGGGCGAGGCCCTGATTACAGCGATGGAACGGGTGCAAACCGAGGATTTCTATGATAAGCCCCATCAATTGATTTTTGAAGCGATGATCCAGCTGGGTGAGGAAAATCAACCGATTGACCTCGTCACGCTGACTTCGCGTCTGAAGGATAAAGGCGAGCTGGAGGACATCGGAGGCGTCAGTTATTTGGCGAAGCTGGCCCATGGTGTACCTACCGCTGCCAATGTGGATTATTACGCACAGATTATTGAAGAAAAATCGATGCTGCGACGCTTGATCCGTACGGCTACGCAGATCGTCAGCGAAGGATACACGGGCGGCGAAGATGTCGCAGCCATGCTTGGAGAAGCAGAGCGGCGCATTTTGGAAATTTCCAACCGACGTTCCAGTAGTGGCTTTATCGCCATTCAGGACGTATTGATGGAAGTATTCGACCGTGTAGAGACGCTGCATCAAAACCGGGGCACTACAACCGGTATTCCGTCAGGGTTCATCGATCTGGACAAGATGACTGCTGGATTCCAGCGGAGTGACTTGATTATTGTAGCGGCTCGTCCATCTGTAGGTAAGACCGCCTTCGCCCTGAACATTGCCCAGAACGTGGCAATACGGGCACAGGAGACGGTAGCCATCTTCAGTCTGGAGATGTCGGCTGCACAGCTGGTACAGCGTATGATCTGTGCTGAAGCCAACCTTGATGCGGGTGTCATGCGTATGGGTGACTTCAAAGGTGATGAAGATTGGCAGAAGCTGACGATGGGCATTGCAGCCTTGAACGAAGCGGACATTTTCATCGATGATACTCCAGGGATTACAGTAGCAGATATCCGTGCCAAATGCCGCCGACTCAAAAAAGAAAAAGGGCTTGGCATGATTCTGATCGATTACCTCCAACTGATCAGCGGCCGCGGTAAAGCGGGCGAGAACCGTCAGCAGGAAGTATCAGAGATCTCGCGTACGTTGAAACAGATTGGCCGGGAACTTGAAGTTCCGGTTATTGCCTTGTCCCAGCTGAGCCGGGGTGTAGAGCAGCGTCAGGATAAACGTCCGATGATGAGTGACTTGCGGGAATCGGGTTCGATCGAGCAAGATGCTGATATCGTAGCGTTCCTGTACCGGGATGACTACTATAACCAGGAGACCGAGAAGAAAAATATTATCGAGATTATTATCGCCAAGCAGCGTAATGGTCCGGTAGGTACGGTTGAGCTGGTGTTCCTCAAGAACTTCAATAAGTTCGTTAACTATGAGCGGGCACATAATGATGCCTTTGCCATGTAG
- a CDS encoding DHH family phosphoesterase, with product MPKFLKKRWHGYYTVWAFILLLLLVMFVTIYNWALGLISLILASALGIVMIKAEMAFRRELNDYINGLSIRIKRMEGEAISMLPFGIVLYSEDRTVEWHNRFVAEMFQEKTMVGNPLQNLFPKLPQPKEKKDGTKEPAKELHDEFQLDDRFYGVIHNPQERYVYVYEITELAVLRDKYENERIALGILVLDNLDEAAQGMDDQQRTALIARVTSEITSWAKRYEVYLRRLSSDRYLMMLNHKSLQELEQSRFVILDEVREMTADLKVPMTLSIGLAFGSDTISEMGELAQSSLDMALGRGGDQAAVKSGQRLSFYGGKSNAVEKRTRVRARVIAHALRDLMQESDRVLIMGHKMPDMDAIGASIGVWKAASLYNVEARIVLDGPNPSIDRMMEQVNKDEKLSKAFVSPEQATQMMTEHTLLVVVDTHKASMTMEPKLVQSATRVVVVDHHRRGEEFINDAVLIYLEPYASSAAELVTELLQYIHDKVQFTPLEATALLAGITVDTKHFALHTGSRTFEAAGFLRRSGADTIMIQRLMKEDLSEYIAKAEIIKHAKMVYGNIALAATDSGSKIPQMMIAQVADTLLNMTDVVASFVISERPDGLIGISARSLGRMNVQVVMERLGGGGHLTNAAVQLEGTLGEAEKRLMDVLAEIEKEEGLFE from the coding sequence ATGCCTAAATTTCTGAAGAAACGCTGGCACGGCTACTATACCGTATGGGCGTTCATACTGCTGCTTCTGCTTGTTATGTTCGTGACCATCTATAACTGGGCGCTTGGTTTGATTAGTCTGATACTGGCTTCGGCGCTGGGAATCGTCATGATTAAGGCGGAGATGGCGTTCCGCCGCGAGCTTAACGACTACATTAACGGCCTATCCATTCGCATCAAACGGATGGAGGGCGAAGCGATCAGTATGCTCCCATTCGGGATCGTGCTGTACAGCGAGGATCGTACGGTAGAGTGGCACAACCGCTTCGTCGCGGAGATGTTCCAGGAAAAGACGATGGTGGGCAATCCACTGCAAAACCTTTTTCCGAAGCTGCCTCAGCCGAAAGAAAAAAAGGATGGAACCAAAGAACCGGCCAAGGAACTTCATGATGAATTCCAGTTGGATGACCGGTTCTATGGCGTTATCCATAATCCGCAGGAGCGGTATGTATATGTTTACGAGATCACGGAGCTTGCAGTTCTGCGCGATAAATATGAGAATGAACGCATAGCACTGGGCATTCTGGTATTGGATAATCTGGATGAGGCAGCACAAGGGATGGACGATCAACAGCGGACTGCGCTTATTGCGCGGGTAACGAGCGAGATCACGTCTTGGGCGAAAAGATATGAAGTATACTTACGCCGCCTCTCTTCTGACCGTTATCTGATGATGCTGAATCATAAGTCGCTGCAGGAGCTGGAACAGAGCCGTTTTGTCATCCTGGATGAAGTGCGGGAGATGACGGCAGATCTTAAAGTTCCGATGACACTCAGTATTGGACTCGCATTTGGTTCGGATACGATCAGCGAGATGGGTGAACTGGCACAGTCGAGTTTGGATATGGCGCTTGGACGCGGTGGCGATCAGGCTGCTGTGAAGTCCGGACAACGCCTGTCCTTCTACGGCGGGAAGTCCAATGCTGTGGAGAAACGTACACGGGTCAGAGCCCGGGTAATTGCCCACGCCTTGCGCGACTTGATGCAGGAAAGCGATCGGGTGCTTATCATGGGCCACAAGATGCCTGACATGGATGCAATCGGAGCGTCCATAGGGGTATGGAAGGCGGCAAGCTTATACAATGTAGAAGCAAGAATCGTGCTGGATGGGCCGAACCCGTCCATTGATCGGATGATGGAGCAGGTAAACAAGGATGAGAAATTGTCCAAAGCCTTCGTATCACCCGAACAGGCGACCCAGATGATGACAGAGCATACGCTGCTCGTTGTGGTGGATACCCATAAGGCTTCGATGACCATGGAGCCGAAACTTGTACAATCGGCTACCCGCGTTGTGGTGGTCGATCACCATCGCCGCGGAGAGGAATTCATTAACGATGCAGTACTGATCTATCTGGAGCCGTACGCTTCTTCTGCTGCGGAGCTTGTGACTGAGCTTCTGCAGTATATTCATGACAAGGTGCAGTTCACTCCGCTTGAAGCAACGGCTTTACTCGCCGGGATTACTGTGGATACGAAGCATTTTGCACTGCATACAGGTTCGAGGACATTCGAAGCTGCAGGCTTCCTGCGTCGGAGCGGGGCAGACACCATAATGATCCAGCGTCTCATGAAAGAGGATTTGTCAGAATATATTGCTAAGGCAGAAATCATAAAGCATGCTAAAATGGTATACGGGAACATTGCGCTGGCAGCGACAGACTCCGGTAGCAAGATTCCACAGATGATGATCGCCCAGGTGGCGGACACATTGCTGAATATGACTGACGTGGTCGCCTCATTTGTCATTAGTGAGCGTCCGGATGGACTCATTGGCATCAGTGCTAGATCACTGGGGCGCATGAATGTTCAGGTCGTTATGGAAAGACTTGGCGGTGGCGGACATTTGACGAATGCTGCCGTGCAATTAGAAGGAACGCTTGGAGAGGCAGAAAAACGGCTGATGGACGTACTGGCTGAAATCGAAAAGGAAGAGGGGCTGTTCGAATGA
- a CDS encoding peptidoglycan DD-metalloendopeptidase family protein translates to MKGFRGIRQPDKNRVHEQSGEHRTAEDKNNMSMSNFSVNKKRVLALRKWIITAACGVFIAASIGFAGKQYVAANTVPYYKVMVKGNEIGSITDEAQLHKLFADKTEEYQNKYPDAEMVLNTDGITTETVKAYKPEVNSEETLDKLGDMLTAYAKGVELKVDGEVIGIVKDQATADAILEQVQSKYISASAVRSSLKTKAVSANSSSKAEGPSTTLKSVDIKEDVATEAVKADPNKIWDVSEAVKALTVGKDAPVTYVVREGDTISSIAAKYEITQSEIRKNNPGIKETSLQIGDELTLTVPKPAVTVKSVEQVVEQIEIKPQVEVRKSDELKAGTTKVVRPGQSGLKSMQYRVTKENGEVIKEEWLGQEVIKAAVTEVVLSGTKVVGEGTGEFAWPVSNATMSSSFGQRWGRQHKGVDLVGNRDVKSADEGVVTFAGQKSGYGNVIIINHRNGYETLYGHLDSIGVKVGQVIEKGESIGVMGNTGRSTGTHLHFEIIKNGTPENPMTYLN, encoded by the coding sequence ATGAAAGGTTTCAGAGGCATACGCCAACCGGACAAAAACCGGGTACACGAACAATCCGGAGAACACCGGACGGCCGAAGACAAAAACAACATGAGCATGTCCAACTTCAGTGTAAATAAAAAGCGCGTTCTGGCCTTGCGTAAATGGATCATTACAGCAGCATGCGGTGTATTCATCGCTGCATCGATCGGATTCGCAGGCAAGCAATACGTTGCTGCAAACACCGTTCCCTATTACAAGGTTATGGTGAAAGGGAATGAGATTGGCAGCATTACGGATGAAGCGCAGTTACACAAACTATTTGCAGACAAAACCGAGGAATACCAAAATAAATATCCTGACGCGGAAATGGTGCTGAACACAGATGGCATCACGACCGAAACGGTAAAAGCGTACAAACCTGAAGTGAACAGCGAAGAAACGCTGGACAAGCTCGGTGATATGCTGACTGCATATGCCAAAGGCGTGGAACTCAAAGTGGATGGCGAAGTGATCGGCATTGTGAAGGATCAGGCAACAGCAGATGCCATACTGGAACAAGTGCAGAGCAAATACATATCGGCATCGGCTGTGCGTAGTTCGCTCAAGACGAAGGCAGTATCGGCCAACTCGTCAAGCAAAGCGGAAGGGCCAAGTACAACGCTGAAGTCGGTGGACATCAAGGAAGATGTGGCGACAGAGGCAGTCAAGGCGGATCCAAATAAAATATGGGATGTGTCCGAGGCGGTTAAAGCATTAACCGTTGGTAAAGATGCGCCTGTAACTTATGTGGTGCGTGAAGGAGATACGATCTCTTCCATCGCGGCCAAATATGAGATTACGCAAAGCGAGATTCGCAAGAACAATCCAGGCATCAAGGAAACGTCACTGCAGATCGGGGACGAGCTTACGCTGACGGTGCCTAAACCGGCAGTTACGGTGAAGTCGGTTGAGCAGGTCGTGGAGCAAATTGAGATCAAACCACAAGTTGAAGTGCGAAAAAGTGATGAGCTAAAAGCAGGCACAACCAAAGTGGTACGTCCTGGACAAAGCGGACTAAAAAGCATGCAATACCGTGTAACCAAGGAAAATGGTGAAGTCATCAAGGAAGAATGGCTGGGCCAGGAAGTCATCAAGGCAGCGGTTACTGAGGTGGTGCTGAGCGGAACGAAAGTGGTCGGTGAGGGTACAGGTGAATTCGCTTGGCCTGTATCGAACGCAACGATGAGCAGCAGCTTCGGACAACGCTGGGGTCGTCAACATAAAGGTGTCGATCTGGTAGGTAACCGGGATGTGAAATCCGCCGATGAAGGCGTGGTTACTTTTGCAGGACAGAAGAGCGGGTATGGCAATGTTATTATCATTAACCATCGTAACGGATATGAAACACTGTATGGCCACCTGGACAGCATTGGCGTAAAGGTTGGACAAGTGATTGAAAAAGGTGAGAGCATCGGCGTTATGGGCAACACCGGTCGTTCGACCGGAACGCATTTGCATTTCGAGATTATCAAGAACGGAACGCCAGAAAATCCGATGACATATCTCAACTAA
- the yycF gene encoding response regulator YycF: MQGKILVVDDEQPIADILKFNLEKEGYEVICAFDGIRAVELALSEKPDLMLLDLMLPGKDGMDVCREVRAHLEMPIIMLTAKDGEIDKVLGLELGADDYVTKPFSTRELLARVKAQMRRRQKPAMAAEAPEDDEKQVMRLFDLAFDMDMYTAYKSGEPLDLTHREYELLYYMAKNSGKVMTREHLLQAVWGYEYFGDVRTVDVTIRRLREKIEENPSKPETILTRRGLGYLVRSPKSVGI; this comes from the coding sequence ATGCAGGGGAAGATTTTGGTGGTGGACGATGAACAGCCCATTGCGGACATTCTGAAGTTTAACTTGGAAAAAGAGGGGTACGAGGTCATCTGTGCTTTTGATGGCATTCGTGCGGTTGAACTGGCATTATCCGAGAAACCGGATCTGATGCTCCTGGACCTGATGCTGCCGGGCAAGGATGGCATGGATGTATGCCGCGAGGTACGCGCCCATCTGGAGATGCCGATTATTATGCTGACGGCGAAGGACGGCGAGATTGATAAAGTGCTCGGGCTGGAGCTGGGTGCGGACGATTACGTAACGAAGCCTTTCAGTACGCGGGAGCTTCTCGCCCGGGTGAAGGCACAGATGCGCAGACGACAGAAGCCTGCAATGGCTGCCGAGGCTCCGGAGGACGACGAGAAGCAGGTCATGCGCTTGTTTGACCTCGCATTTGATATGGACATGTATACGGCCTATAAAAGCGGTGAACCGCTTGATCTGACGCATCGTGAATACGAGCTTCTCTATTATATGGCGAAGAACTCCGGCAAGGTCATGACGCGGGAACATCTGCTGCAGGCGGTATGGGGATATGAATATTTTGGGGATGTACGTACCGTGGATGTCACGATCCGTCGTCTGCGCGAGAAGATTGAGGAGAATCCGAGCAAACCGGAAACGATTCTGACTCGCCGCGGGCTGGGTTATCTCGTGCGCAGTCCCAAAAGCGTGGGGATATAA
- the rplI gene encoding 50S ribosomal protein L9, which yields MKVIFIKDVKGQGKKGQVKEVSEGYAQNFLLPRGMARLATDGNMKTLDNQNAAEERRKQEEKAEAEVLGKKLEAEVTELKAKSGEGGRLFGAITSKQIAEALAAKGLKVDKRKIELDEPIRTLGVTQVTVKVHPEVKATLKVQVTEE from the coding sequence ATGAAAGTCATTTTTATAAAAGATGTAAAAGGTCAGGGGAAAAAAGGACAAGTGAAGGAAGTATCCGAGGGATACGCACAGAATTTCCTTCTGCCACGGGGAATGGCACGTTTGGCAACGGACGGCAACATGAAAACACTGGACAACCAGAATGCAGCTGAGGAAAGACGCAAGCAGGAAGAGAAAGCTGAAGCGGAAGTACTCGGCAAAAAACTGGAGGCAGAAGTAACTGAACTGAAAGCAAAATCCGGCGAAGGCGGCCGATTGTTCGGTGCGATCACAAGCAAACAAATCGCTGAAGCTCTGGCAGCCAAAGGGCTGAAAGTCGACAAACGCAAAATTGAGCTGGACGAGCCAATTCGTACACTCGGCGTAACCCAAGTAACCGTCAAGGTTCACCCTGAAGTGAAGGCTACCTTGAAGGTACAGGTAACGGAGGAGTAA
- a CDS encoding adenylosuccinate synthase — translation MSTVVVVGTQWGDEGKGKITDYLAESADVVARYQGGNNAGHTILIDNKKYKLTMIPSGIFYTDKACVIGNGMVINPKALIEEINYIHDNDFTTKNLFISERAHIILPYHMVLDALEEESKGPNKIGTTGKGIGPAYMDKSARIGIRMVDLLDAEDFELKLRHLVKEKNRVIEQVYGGEPVDVEEILKDYLGYAEILRPYVRDTSVVLNDSIDENKKVLFEGAQGVMLDLDQGTYPYVTSSNPSAGGVCIGSGVGPARIQQVIGVAKAYTTRVGDGPFPTELHDAVGDQIRETGHEYGTVTGRPRRVGWFDSVVVRHARRVSGITGLSLNSLDVMTGLETVKICTGYKYRGEIITHYPASLKMLAECEAVYEEMPGWSEDITGAKKLEDLPVNTQNYVKRVSELTGIPIAIFSVGRNREQTNQVLPIYV, via the coding sequence ATGTCAACGGTAGTTGTAGTGGGAACGCAATGGGGAGACGAAGGTAAAGGCAAGATTACGGATTATTTGGCTGAAAGCGCAGACGTGGTCGCTCGTTACCAAGGTGGTAACAACGCAGGACACACGATTCTGATCGACAACAAAAAATATAAACTGACGATGATTCCATCGGGCATTTTCTACACGGATAAAGCCTGTGTCATTGGTAACGGCATGGTTATCAACCCGAAGGCACTTATTGAAGAAATTAACTATATTCATGATAATGATTTTACGACCAAAAACCTGTTCATCAGTGAACGTGCACATATCATCCTGCCCTACCACATGGTTCTGGATGCACTGGAAGAAGAGAGCAAAGGTCCAAACAAAATTGGTACAACCGGTAAAGGCATTGGTCCAGCTTATATGGATAAATCCGCTCGGATCGGCATTCGGATGGTTGACCTGCTTGATGCGGAAGATTTCGAATTGAAATTGCGTCATCTGGTAAAAGAAAAGAACCGTGTGATCGAGCAAGTCTATGGCGGCGAGCCAGTAGATGTAGAGGAAATCCTGAAAGATTACTTGGGATATGCGGAAATTTTGCGTCCTTACGTGCGTGATACATCCGTTGTGCTTAACGATTCCATTGATGAGAACAAAAAAGTATTGTTTGAGGGTGCACAAGGTGTAATGTTGGACCTTGACCAAGGAACGTATCCATATGTGACTTCATCCAACCCTTCAGCAGGCGGTGTATGTATCGGTTCCGGCGTTGGTCCTGCTCGCATTCAGCAGGTCATTGGAGTAGCTAAAGCCTACACGACACGTGTAGGAGATGGCCCATTCCCTACCGAGCTGCATGATGCAGTTGGTGATCAAATTCGTGAGACTGGACATGAGTACGGTACTGTAACCGGACGTCCTCGCCGTGTGGGTTGGTTCGACAGCGTTGTTGTTCGTCACGCTCGTCGTGTCAGCGGCATTACGGGTCTGTCCCTGAACTCTCTGGATGTTATGACGGGTCTTGAAACAGTGAAGATCTGCACAGGATACAAATACCGCGGTGAGATCATCACACACTATCCAGCTAGCCTGAAAATGCTGGCTGAATGTGAAGCGGTATACGAAGAGATGCCTGGCTGGAGCGAGGATATCACTGGAGCGAAGAAACTCGAAGATCTGCCTGTGAACACACAGAACTATGTGAAACGTGTATCCGAGCTAACAGGTATTCCAATCGCGATCTTCTCCGTAGGTCGTAACCGTGAGCAAACGAATCAAGTCCTTCCAATCTACGTGTAA